The proteins below come from a single Nitrospira sp. genomic window:
- a CDS encoding proline--tRNA ligase — protein MKTSQLLIPTLRDDPGEAETVSHRLMLRAGMIRKVAAGIYTYLPLGLRVIRKIEQIIREEMNRAGAQELLMPIASPAELWKETARWDYYGKELLRFKDRHERDFCLGPTHEEVITDLFRREVRSYRQLPLNLYQIQTKFRDEIRPRFGLMRGREFIMKDAYSFDIDEIGAKLSYEKMYDAYTRIFTRCGLTFRAVEADTGLIGGDVSHEFMVLAETGEATVAYSTEGSYAANLERAEVLPPSDVDMSPLRPMTPIATPQRRTVDEVTTFLKITPRQLVKTLIYRAGTDPVAVLIRGDHEVNEVKLARLLQVTEVVLADPETVQRVTGSPPGFAGPVGLQHVRIVADHAIKGMKNVVVGANKADTHYQDANVERDFTVEQFADLRNAQPGDPSPRGTGVLSLAKGIEVGQVFLLGTKYSHKMTATILDDQGKERLAIMGCYGIGVGRTAAAAIEQNHDEKGIIWPYPIAPIHVHLLTVSQSERTTEVASRLYADLMAEDFEVLWDDRTDRAGVKFNDADLIGAPFQLIVGDKGLADGIIEMKIRRTGAKSRIAPNELLAHLKTLSLEHAPSTR, from the coding sequence ATGAAAACGTCTCAATTACTCATCCCCACCCTGCGGGACGATCCCGGCGAAGCGGAAACCGTCAGCCATCGGTTGATGTTGCGCGCCGGTATGATTCGAAAGGTGGCAGCCGGCATCTACACATATCTTCCGCTCGGGCTCCGCGTAATCCGAAAAATCGAACAGATCATCCGGGAGGAAATGAACCGCGCCGGCGCTCAGGAACTCCTGATGCCGATCGCCTCCCCAGCCGAACTCTGGAAGGAAACAGCTCGATGGGACTACTACGGCAAGGAACTCCTCCGTTTCAAAGACCGTCATGAACGAGATTTTTGCCTGGGCCCCACGCATGAGGAAGTCATCACCGATCTCTTCAGGCGGGAAGTCCGTTCCTATCGCCAACTCCCACTGAACTTGTATCAAATCCAAACAAAGTTTCGAGATGAGATCCGTCCCCGCTTCGGACTCATGCGAGGCCGTGAGTTCATCATGAAGGATGCCTATAGTTTCGACATTGATGAAATCGGCGCCAAGCTCAGCTATGAAAAAATGTACGACGCCTACACAAGAATTTTTACTCGATGTGGACTGACCTTCAGGGCGGTCGAAGCCGACACAGGGCTTATCGGCGGGGATGTCTCTCACGAATTCATGGTGCTGGCAGAAACCGGCGAAGCTACGGTGGCCTATAGCACTGAAGGCTCATATGCCGCCAACCTTGAACGAGCGGAGGTGCTTCCTCCATCCGATGTCGACATGTCTCCTCTTCGGCCCATGACTCCCATTGCCACACCGCAGCGTCGAACGGTGGACGAAGTCACGACCTTTCTCAAAATTACCCCTCGCCAACTGGTCAAGACACTTATCTATCGTGCAGGAACCGACCCCGTTGCCGTGCTGATTCGAGGGGATCACGAGGTGAATGAGGTCAAATTGGCGCGGCTCCTCCAAGTCACCGAAGTGGTGTTGGCGGATCCGGAGACCGTCCAACGTGTGACAGGATCCCCTCCAGGCTTTGCCGGACCGGTCGGCCTGCAACATGTCAGAATCGTGGCCGATCACGCCATCAAGGGGATGAAAAATGTTGTCGTCGGAGCCAATAAAGCCGATACCCATTATCAAGATGCCAATGTCGAACGCGACTTTACCGTCGAACAATTTGCCGATCTTCGCAATGCCCAACCCGGGGATCCCTCTCCTCGTGGGACGGGTGTGTTATCGCTCGCGAAAGGCATTGAGGTCGGACAGGTCTTTTTGCTTGGAACAAAGTACAGCCATAAGATGACTGCCACCATCCTTGACGACCAGGGGAAGGAACGCCTGGCCATCATGGGCTGCTACGGCATTGGTGTCGGACGAACTGCCGCCGCAGCCATCGAGCAGAACCATGATGAAAAAGGCATCATCTGGCCCTACCCTATCGCGCCAATCCATGTGCATCTCTTGACCGTCAGCCAATCGGAGAGAACGACGGAGGTCGCCTCTCGCCTCTATGCCGACCTGATGGCTGAGGATTTTGAAGTCTTATGGGACGATCGTACCGATCGAGCCGGGGTCAAATTTAACGATGCCGACCTAATTGGGGCACCGTTCCAACTCATCGTCGGTGACAAAGGCCTTGCCGATGGCATTATTGAGATGAAGATACGAAGAACGGGAGCCAAGTCTCGTATCGCACCGAATGAGCTCCTTGCCCATCTTAAAACGCTCTCCCTCGAACATGCCCCCTCTACGAGATGA